From one Treponema denticola genomic stretch:
- a CDS encoding DUF2262 domain-containing protein: protein MELIEYMRLRNKMTQEEWEDSFEKKEREIIVLRHEGGGGSLRNGFWDWAAYFLAYVDCETGELHKEEGRIVYPVTDKENLPYQFEDETIYKLKVRAKLPEEVPNGVLSTKKHFLVVEVLEKNAACKELEEILAEYRKPIILQDDILGELIYDRPLKSFQGSIIWQDRKINIILDVDKDNKGEITKAKKALKTMVSEQEKWDAELRIFAAKKLTKLACEWAESEEEAAEITEESFAKRISLNSICMTSGGSFSAYFDDNELFFGHCITVCGSLKKGIVSADMEG, encoded by the coding sequence ATGGAATTAATTGAATACATGCGGCTAAGAAATAAAATGACACAAGAAGAATGGGAAGACTCTTTTGAGAAAAAGGAACGAGAGATTATTGTTCTAAGGCACGAAGGCGGCGGCGGAAGTTTGAGAAACGGTTTTTGGGACTGGGCTGCTTATTTCTTAGCTTATGTGGACTGTGAAACAGGTGAACTGCATAAAGAAGAAGGGCGTATAGTATATCCTGTCACAGACAAAGAAAATTTACCATATCAATTTGAAGACGAAACCATTTACAAATTAAAGGTGCGTGCAAAGCTTCCTGAGGAAGTTCCAAACGGTGTACTATCGACAAAAAAACATTTTTTAGTTGTGGAAGTTCTTGAAAAAAATGCGGCTTGTAAGGAATTGGAAGAAATACTTGCAGAGTATAGAAAACCTATAATTTTACAAGATGATATATTAGGTGAACTGATTTATGATAGGCCTCTTAAAAGTTTTCAAGGAAGTATTATTTGGCAGGATAGAAAAATAAATATTATATTAGATGTAGATAAGGATAATAAGGGTGAAATAACAAAGGCAAAAAAAGCTCTGAAAACAATGGTTTCAGAACAGGAAAAATGGGATGCAGAACTGCGTATTTTTGCTGCCAAAAAACTTACTAAGCTTGCCTGCGAATGGGCAGAATCTGAAGAAGAAGCTGCTGAAATTACAGAAGAAAGTTTTGCAAAAAGAATTAGCCTCAATTCAATTTGTATGACATCAGGCGGATCATTTTCTGCCTATTTTGATGATAACGAGCTCTTCTTCGGGCATTGTATCACAGTCTGCGGAAGCTTAAAGAAAGGAATTGTGTCAGCCGATATGGAAGGGTAA
- a CDS encoding ankyrin repeat domain-containing protein, whose translation MAKKRVTLPKNFDELITAGDVEVLKAVYEKCELTAHNGRYSLNTALHYGGVPDELVIWLVEQGLDVNTLDYYGRTPLYKHATLGRDTVKLLYELGGDIQKPDTYGSTPLHTAAGFFRPKIVSFLIEKGADVNAKDDMGRTPLTEVLATCRNINIVQAAEIAEMLIKAGADVVPEMAERVKIIGKDFEFHRENFNKDYLAETEAGLEKLYTLFDVKPAPKRKTHDGVSPIIVKTGSWKEQYDELWEMLIPSSGAAKTVQGEVIRITGRVQDELYRNGGVNWDKDYRNMLNTLPNHFASGTPLSKKELEETKALISNIRANGSDEDAITDRLCELSVLWVLLNPTPVPLGKTNYNR comes from the coding sequence ATGGCAAAAAAAAGAGTGACCTTACCTAAAAATTTTGATGAACTGATTACAGCAGGAGATGTTGAAGTTCTTAAAGCCGTCTATGAAAAATGTGAGCTTACCGCTCATAACGGCAGATACAGCCTCAATACGGCGCTTCATTATGGCGGTGTTCCTGATGAACTTGTGATCTGGCTCGTAGAACAGGGCTTAGATGTAAATACACTCGATTATTATGGGCGTACACCATTATATAAACATGCCACTCTGGGCAGAGATACTGTAAAACTGCTGTATGAATTAGGAGGAGATATACAAAAACCTGATACATATGGGAGTACACCTCTGCATACGGCAGCAGGGTTTTTCCGGCCTAAGATAGTAAGTTTTTTGATTGAAAAAGGTGCAGATGTTAATGCAAAAGATGATATGGGACGAACTCCGCTAACCGAAGTCCTTGCTACTTGTAGGAATATTAATATTGTACAGGCAGCGGAAATTGCAGAAATGTTAATAAAGGCGGGCGCTGATGTAGTGCCTGAAATGGCGGAAAGAGTTAAAATAATCGGTAAGGATTTTGAATTTCACAGAGAAAACTTTAATAAAGATTACTTGGCTGAAACAGAAGCGGGACTTGAGAAACTCTATACACTATTTGATGTAAAGCCTGCTCCAAAACGCAAGACACATGACGGCGTTTCTCCCATTATTGTAAAGACAGGTTCTTGGAAGGAACAATACGATGAACTTTGGGAGATGCTGATTCCTTCAAGCGGAGCTGCAAAAACAGTACAGGGAGAAGTTATCCGTATAACAGGCAGGGTGCAGGATGAGCTATATAGAAACGGCGGAGTAAACTGGGATAAAGATTATAGAAATATGCTTAATACCCTGCCAAATCATTTTGCTTCAGGCACACCGCTTTCTAAGAAAGAACTGGAAGAAACCAAAGCGCTTATTTCAAATATCCGTGCAAACGGTAGTGATGAAGATGCTATAACGGATCGTTTGTGTGAACTTTCGGTTCTCTGGGTATTGTTAAATCCAACTCCTGTTCCTTTAGGCAAAACAAATTATAACAGATGA
- a CDS encoding DUF2004 domain-containing protein produces MKKMEHQYFGQLNLAITDDVEVIWEKEIQGIDTCLWLEKNVEPSTGILDLCAQFLENIDDKIKEARKALIAYLNDDSYYIDFHIEECGLEDLPSDITEFVSKMTVTNVDLWIDSEQPHIAMDFMIAPDESDEILCVKFGEDAKIISIDWES; encoded by the coding sequence ATGAAAAAAATGGAACATCAATACTTCGGTCAGTTGAATCTTGCGATAACAGATGATGTGGAAGTAATTTGGGAAAAAGAGATTCAGGGGATAGATACCTGTCTTTGGCTCGAAAAAAATGTAGAACCGTCTACCGGCATACTCGACCTTTGTGCACAGTTTCTTGAGAACATAGACGATAAAATAAAAGAAGCAAGAAAAGCACTTATAGCATATTTAAACGATGACAGTTACTATATCGACTTTCATATTGAAGAATGCGGACTGGAAGATTTGCCGAGCGATATTACCGAGTTTGTAAGTAAAATGACGGTAACGAATGTAGACTTATGGATTGACAGTGAACAGCCGCACATCGCAATGGATTTTATGATTGCACCTGATGAAAGCGATGAAATACTCTGCGTAAAATTCGGTGAAGATGCAAAAATCATATCCATTGATTGGGAAAGTTAA
- a CDS encoding HXXEE domain-containing protein, with the protein MQNIFWLFPIIFMLHEMEEIIGFGIWLDKNIDIVRKYNKLSVLYQNFSNEGFSIAVLEEYLLCIIITGVSIFFKIYIVWIGAFIAFSLHLLVHIIQSIIIKRYIPALASSIILLPISVFLLNKAIYTFEYTFFSIVISSVLCVITILLNLMFVHKIMKKITEIKEGRKIACDDTVKGYSNIDDLRKALEK; encoded by the coding sequence TTGCAAAATATATTTTGGCTATTCCCTATTATTTTTATGCTTCATGAGATGGAAGAAATAATAGGATTTGGAATATGGTTAGATAAAAATATAGATATAGTCAGAAAATATAATAAACTTTCTGTGCTATATCAAAATTTTAGCAATGAAGGTTTTTCGATAGCTGTTTTAGAAGAGTATTTACTCTGTATAATCATAACTGGCGTAAGCATTTTTTTCAAAATATACATCGTTTGGATTGGAGCCTTTATTGCTTTTTCATTGCATTTGCTTGTTCATATAATCCAAAGTATTATTATTAAAAGATATATTCCGGCATTAGCATCAAGTATAATTCTTTTACCGATAAGTGTATTCCTACTAAATAAAGCAATTTATACTTTTGAATATACATTCTTTAGTATAGTAATTTCATCTGTATTATGTGTTATCACAATATTACTTAATTTAATGTTTGTGCATAAAATAATGAAAAAGATAACTGAAATAAAAGAAGGTAGAAAAATTGCTTGTGATGATACCGTAAAAGGATATTCAAATATAGACGATTTGCGGAAAGCATTGGAAAAATAA
- a CDS encoding DUF4241 domain-containing protein yields the protein MLPAKEWIEKYEKVKELLVSPVHYGNLFSQDEVQGKKLFILPMGTIHFPTGNILVRDPLVYLNKSEEPYLQKVPTGIFPLETLVAEIEEDHYRYVATRVRFSDEKAAVYREALIGNEDLDDVNEESFFGFNVDAGLATVVDVKARDAYCDFESRWVNENPGKNIYDDYFAKEFEKSYAANPRFQRDGGDWINYPLEGTDLTVPMIQSGFGDGQYPVYFGYDKNDAICELVIEYIFVG from the coding sequence ATGCTGCCGGCAAAAGAATGGATTGAAAAATATGAAAAAGTGAAGGAGCTGCTTGTATCTCCTGTGCATTACGGTAACTTGTTTTCTCAAGATGAAGTACAGGGGAAAAAGTTATTTATATTGCCGATGGGAACCATACATTTTCCTACGGGAAATATTCTGGTGCGTGATCCGCTTGTCTACCTTAACAAAAGCGAGGAGCCGTATCTGCAAAAAGTACCTACAGGAATTTTTCCATTAGAAACTTTAGTTGCCGAAATAGAAGAAGACCATTACCGGTATGTTGCAACACGGGTAAGGTTCTCCGATGAAAAGGCTGCCGTGTATCGTGAAGCCTTGATTGGTAATGAAGATTTGGATGACGTCAATGAAGAAAGTTTTTTCGGGTTTAATGTAGATGCAGGACTTGCAACGGTTGTCGATGTAAAAGCACGGGATGCCTATTGCGATTTTGAAAGCCGTTGGGTAAATGAAAACCCCGGCAAAAATATATACGACGATTATTTTGCAAAAGAATTTGAAAAGAGTTATGCCGCAAATCCACGCTTTCAACGCGACGGCGGGGACTGGATTAACTATCCTTTAGAGGGAACGGACTTAACCGTTCCCATGATACAAAGCGGTTTCGGTGACGGACAATATCCGGTATATTTCGGCTACGATAAAAACGATGCCATCTGTGAGCTTGTCATCGAATATATTTTCGTCGGATAA
- a CDS encoding DUF4261 domain-containing protein: MGILNNIFGKKNEKPENKGQHILSMPMFKGDRGYSLDKVIQDLKSYWGLKVDEIEGDDNTATFKIDEELVALALMPAPIPSAEFESIYNYSYLWKDAEKEIQEHTQHAIVSLLGLGSNTPAVERYSLLSKLNASILRTCETAIGIYQGASTLLLPKNLYIDFTDLLLDEDDILPIQLWVYIGIINSDEKSSVYTYGMKEFGKSEIEIIDANMKGSELYDFLLPVLDYVLQQDVTLQHGETIGFTEEQKIKITESKAVFLDGNSLKLEL; this comes from the coding sequence ATGGGAATTCTAAATAACATATTTGGCAAGAAAAACGAAAAACCAGAAAATAAAGGACAACATATCCTGTCTATGCCGATGTTCAAAGGCGATAGAGGGTATTCTCTGGATAAGGTTATACAGGATTTAAAATCATATTGGGGACTTAAGGTTGATGAGATAGAGGGAGATGATAATACTGCCACATTTAAAATCGACGAGGAACTTGTAGCTCTTGCATTGATGCCTGCACCGATACCTTCTGCGGAATTTGAATCCATATACAACTATTCTTACCTTTGGAAAGACGCCGAAAAAGAGATACAAGAGCATACCCAACATGCAATCGTATCGCTTTTAGGCTTAGGCAGCAATACACCGGCAGTCGAAAGATACTCTCTACTGTCCAAACTGAATGCTTCTATTCTGAGGACTTGTGAAACTGCGATAGGGATATATCAAGGCGCCTCGACGCTGCTGCTTCCAAAGAATCTTTATATCGATTTTACAGATCTCTTGTTGGACGAGGACGATATACTGCCAATTCAGCTTTGGGTGTATATAGGTATTATCAATAGCGATGAAAAAAGTAGCGTTTATACTTATGGAATGAAGGAGTTCGGCAAATCTGAAATAGAAATAATAGATGCAAATATGAAGGGCAGCGAACTATACGATTTTCTACTGCCTGTACTTGACTATGTCCTACAGCAGGATGTAACACTGCAACACGGAGAAACCATAGGATTTACCGAAGAACAGAAAATCAAAATCACAGAGTCGAAAGCAGTTTTTTTGGATGGGAACTCATTAAAATTAGAATTATAA
- a CDS encoding transglutaminase-like domain-containing protein, translating to MDMNQYLQETAMLDFSNPVIQKLIEVKHWKEQNKFDCLKAIYNFVRDDIAFGYNTDDGISASKVLKDGYGQCNTKGTLFMALLRACEIPCRVHGFTIDKQLQKGVMSGFVYKNAPQNIFHSWVEVYFEDKWYELEAFILDKKYLSKLQKQFATCNGSFCGYGVAVKDFRHPIIDFDRNNTYIQSDGITQDFGVWDSPDELLKHHHQEVSGIKAFAYKHLGRHLMNCNVKKIRADATL from the coding sequence ATGGATATGAATCAATACTTGCAAGAAACTGCAATGCTGGATTTTTCAAATCCTGTCATTCAAAAATTAATAGAAGTGAAACATTGGAAAGAACAAAATAAATTTGACTGCCTTAAAGCTATTTATAACTTTGTAAGAGATGATATCGCATTCGGGTATAATACAGATGATGGTATCAGCGCATCTAAAGTTCTTAAGGACGGATACGGTCAATGCAATACAAAAGGAACACTCTTCATGGCTTTGTTGCGTGCCTGCGAAATTCCTTGTCGAGTTCATGGTTTTACCATAGACAAACAATTACAGAAAGGAGTAATGAGCGGATTTGTTTATAAAAATGCACCGCAGAATATATTTCACAGTTGGGTTGAAGTGTATTTTGAAGATAAGTGGTATGAACTTGAAGCCTTTATACTGGACAAAAAGTATTTATCAAAGCTGCAAAAACAATTTGCAACCTGCAACGGTTCTTTCTGCGGTTATGGTGTTGCAGTAAAAGATTTCCGGCATCCAATAATTGATTTTGACAGGAACAACACGTACATACAAAGCGATGGAATTACTCAGGATTTTGGAGTATGGGATTCTCCGGATGAATTGTTGAAACATCATCATCAGGAAGTGTCAGGAATAAAAGCCTTTGCTTACAAACATTTAGGAAGGCATTTGATGAACTGCAATGTAAAGAAAATAAGAGCGGATGCTACTCTCTGA
- a CDS encoding SMI1/KNR4 family protein has product MQLIDKIKQIEKYICEHFEEWDLDDPVEEEYLNDYQEISGASEEDISAFEEKLGITLLEDFKELYRYKNGSKYLSILPCVIDEIEMPFNLMSLQTVTNTKEHFQNRDALLTEFTDYFTNEDIENMKDSRIKPYLFNKKWIPFAEYCDSCFLMLDFDPDTAGKEGQIICYIHDPDKVVYTAPSITELIDGIIAEID; this is encoded by the coding sequence ATGCAACTAATTGACAAGATAAAACAGATAGAAAAGTATATATGTGAGCATTTTGAAGAATGGGATTTGGATGATCCTGTCGAAGAAGAATATCTGAACGACTATCAGGAAATTTCCGGAGCTTCAGAGGAAGATATATCAGCCTTTGAGGAGAAGCTCGGTATAACTTTGCTGGAAGACTTCAAAGAACTTTACCGATATAAAAATGGAAGTAAATACTTAAGTATTTTACCCTGTGTTATAGATGAAATAGAAATGCCGTTTAATCTGATGAGCTTACAGACTGTAACAAACACAAAAGAACATTTTCAAAACAGAGATGCGCTCTTAACGGAATTTACGGATTATTTTACAAATGAAGATATTGAAAATATGAAGGACAGCAGGATTAAACCCTATCTCTTTAATAAAAAATGGATTCCCTTTGCCGAATACTGTGACAGCTGCTTTTTGATGTTGGATTTTGATCCGGATACAGCGGGAAAAGAAGGTCAGATTATCTGCTATATCCATGATCCTGATAAAGTGGTTTATACAGCGCCGAGTATTACGGAATTGATTGATGGGATAATTGCAGAAATTGATTAA
- a CDS encoding AAA family ATPase yields MFIGREKELSYLNEFYQKPGVGMTVIYGRRRIGKSTLISEFVKDKKVIFYTATKVGKERNLELFSKQVTDVFLAGIEDRSFRTIRLHDSLQDEKTVLVSLDEMYQ; encoded by the coding sequence ATGTTCATTGGAAGAGAAAAAGAATTATCATATCTAAATGAATTTTATCAAAAACCCGGAGTCGGAATGACTGTTATATACGGGCGCAGACGTATCGGTAAATCTACCCTTATTTCGGAATTTGTGAAAGATAAAAAGGTAATTTTTTATACAGCAACCAAAGTGGGCAAAGAAAGAAATCTGGAGTTATTCTCAAAACAGGTAACGGATGTATTTTTAGCCGGTATTGAAGATAGAAGCTTTCGTACAATCAGGTTACATGATTCTTTGCAGGATGAAAAGACGGTATTAGTATCACTTGACGAGATGTATCAATAG
- a CDS encoding helix-turn-helix domain-containing protein — protein MNRIAEFIKTSRKSAGLTQEDFAIRAGLGLRFVRELEQGKETVRMDKVNVALAMFGMEAVPGKKEGI, from the coding sequence ATGAATAGGATAGCAGAATTCATTAAGACCAGCAGAAAATCCGCCGGTTTAACGCAAGAAGATTTTGCGATAAGAGCTGGTCTTGGACTTCGCTTTGTCCGTGAATTGGAGCAAGGAAAAGAAACCGTACGCATGGATAAAGTGAATGTTGCACTGGCTATGTTCGGTATGGAGGCCGTCCCGGGCAAAAAGGAAGGAATATAA
- a CDS encoding DUF2004 domain-containing protein, with product MKKIEHQYFGQLNLAITDDVEVIWEKEIQGIETWLWLAENVELSTGILDLYAQFLENIDDKIKEARKALITYLKDDSYYIDFHIEECGLEDLPTDITEFVTKMIVTNVGLWIDSEKPYITMDFMIAPDESDEILCVKFDEDAKIIAIDWES from the coding sequence ATGAAAAAAATCGAGCATCAATACTTCGGTCAGTTGAATCTTGCGATAACAGACGATGTGGAAGTAATTTGGGAAAAAGAGATTCAGGGGATAGAGACATGGCTTTGGCTCGCCGAAAATGTAGAACTGTCTACCGGCATACTCGACCTTTATGCACAGTTTCTTGAGAACATAGACGATAAAATAAAAGAAGCAAGAAAAGCACTGATAACATATTTAAAAGATGACAGCTACTATATTGACTTTCATATTGAAGAATGCGGACTGGAAGATTTACCGACTGATATTACCGAGTTTGTAACGAAAATGATAGTAACGAATGTAGGCTTATGGATTGACAGTGAAAAGCCGTACATCACAATGGATTTTATGATTGCACCTGATGAAAGCGATGAAATACTCTGCGTAAAATTCGATGAAGATGCAAAAATCATAGCCATTGATTGGGAAAGTTAG
- a CDS encoding DUF4272 domain-containing protein, whose amino-acid sequence MYIKPEDRREKSNAKIKGMGIACMEELPLRESSEEAKLKSFEEICDRAIACLLSIQLAEDIHNEQGYEESKELFLRLLEKYEVSDCLLEKEKRLFDGTYSEQDVIDVCWTYEAYWPLVWALGLVEDISYPNDICDVERAIRLVGDVAGKTAFKAQCKLRGIEEILDMLDLHYRYHWATEEKRLRPETEIKDLNPDVLMERRRGLEWLISEESDWFDISMDT is encoded by the coding sequence ATGTACATAAAACCTGAAGATCGGCGTGAAAAATCGAATGCAAAAATAAAGGGGATGGGCATTGCCTGTATGGAAGAACTGCCCTTGCGGGAATCATCAGAAGAGGCGAAGCTTAAAAGCTTTGAGGAAATCTGTGACAGAGCCATCGCATGTCTTTTGTCGATTCAGTTGGCTGAAGATATTCATAATGAGCAAGGGTATGAAGAATCGAAAGAGCTTTTTTTAAGGTTGCTTGAAAAATATGAAGTATCGGACTGCCTTTTGGAAAAAGAAAAACGACTTTTTGACGGAACATACAGCGAACAGGATGTCATCGATGTATGCTGGACCTATGAAGCTTATTGGCCGCTTGTGTGGGCTTTGGGCTTGGTCGAAGATATTTCCTATCCGAATGATATCTGTGATGTGGAACGAGCGATAAGACTGGTCGGCGACGTCGCCGGGAAAACTGCGTTTAAAGCACAATGTAAGTTACGCGGAATAGAAGAAATACTGGATATGCTAGATCTTCACTATCGTTACCATTGGGCAACGGAAGAAAAGCGGCTCCGCCCCGAAACGGAAATCAAAGACTTAAATCCCGATGTTTTAATGGAACGAAGGCGCGGACTTGAATGGCTTATTTCCGAAGAAAGCGATTGGTTCGATATTTCGATGGATACATAG
- a CDS encoding Fic family protein gives MPTKYNEIQEFLKTRADLHARLNLLPYDGTPEIKERGDGKYLYVRKRVAGKQTSTYVGVYTEELYNQLLRNAKETRKIRKELRHVEKQLAIAGYSEDELSSSVMANIEFARANIKINIYDQAVLEGIATSFPQTEEIIDNGKVSGMTATDVQKILNLKHAWEFILDKDVIASKSDYYMLSHIAKLVNEGFFAEGGRIRGVPVTIGGSSYVPSLPNEADVKDRIQKITEENDDVINIAIKLCLYCMKTQIFLDGNKRASVIFANHYLISHGGGFIVIPEKEVSEFKQLLVKYYEGEGVSNIASFMKERCWKTI, from the coding sequence ATGCCAACAAAATATAATGAAATACAGGAATTCCTCAAGACTCGTGCCGATCTTCATGCCAGATTAAATTTACTGCCGTATGACGGTACACCTGAAATTAAAGAACGCGGCGATGGAAAATATTTATATGTTAGAAAGCGTGTAGCCGGTAAACAAACATCGACATATGTGGGAGTCTATACAGAGGAGTTATATAACCAGCTTCTTCGTAATGCAAAAGAAACTCGCAAAATAAGAAAAGAACTTAGACATGTAGAAAAACAACTTGCTATTGCCGGATATTCCGAAGATGAACTATCTTCCAGCGTTATGGCTAATATTGAATTTGCAAGAGCTAATATAAAAATAAATATCTATGATCAAGCTGTCTTGGAGGGAATTGCAACATCTTTTCCACAGACAGAAGAAATTATAGACAACGGAAAGGTTTCCGGCATGACAGCAACTGATGTGCAAAAGATTTTGAACTTGAAACATGCTTGGGAGTTTATTCTAGATAAAGATGTTATTGCAAGTAAATCAGACTATTATATGCTTAGTCATATTGCAAAACTTGTAAATGAAGGTTTTTTTGCAGAAGGCGGCCGCATTCGTGGTGTTCCGGTAACGATTGGTGGTTCATCTTATGTTCCGTCTTTACCGAATGAAGCAGATGTTAAAGATAGAATTCAAAAGATTACCGAGGAGAATGATGATGTGATTAATATTGCTATTAAACTATGTCTTTATTGTATGAAGACACAGATATTTCTTGATGGTAATAAGAGAGCCTCTGTTATTTTTGCAAATCATTATTTGATTTCTCATGGCGGCGGTTTTATTGTAATTCCGGAAAAGGAAGTTTCTGAGTTTAAGCAGTTATTAGTAAAATATTACGAAGGAGAAGGTGTATCCAATATTGCCAGCTTTATGAAAGAACGCTGCTGGAAAACAATTTGA